The Alphaproteobacteria bacterium genome includes a window with the following:
- a CDS encoding ABC transporter ATP-binding protein, translating into MEKVILTTQGLRRNFGALRAVDGVDLSVRDGAITGLIGPNGAGKSTLFGLIAGEVKPSGGEIAFDGKPIAGLSPDRIFHAGLARTFQIPRPFPQMTVLENAMLAPSGQSGERFWNNWFRPSLVREEERRCRERAMEVLSFTGLAAKAQDPAGILSGGQQKLLELARVMMAQPRLILLDEPAAGVNPALLETLIDKILALNARGIGFLIVEHNMDMVMRICGSIVVMAQGRLIFSGSPQEVVREQRVIDAYLGDVSDIAL; encoded by the coding sequence ATGGAAAAAGTCATCCTCACCACGCAGGGGCTCCGCCGGAATTTCGGCGCGTTGCGCGCGGTTGATGGCGTCGATTTGTCGGTGCGGGATGGTGCGATCACAGGCCTGATCGGTCCGAACGGGGCGGGCAAAAGCACGCTGTTCGGTTTGATCGCGGGCGAGGTGAAGCCGAGCGGCGGCGAGATCGCGTTCGACGGTAAGCCGATCGCAGGATTGTCGCCGGATCGGATTTTCCATGCCGGGCTCGCGCGCACGTTCCAGATCCCACGCCCCTTTCCGCAGATGACCGTACTCGAGAACGCCATGCTGGCGCCGTCCGGCCAATCGGGCGAGCGGTTCTGGAACAATTGGTTCCGTCCGTCGCTGGTCCGCGAGGAAGAGCGACGCTGCCGGGAACGTGCGATGGAGGTACTGAGTTTCACCGGCCTCGCCGCCAAAGCGCAGGATCCGGCCGGAATTCTGTCGGGCGGTCAGCAGAAGCTGCTGGAACTCGCGCGTGTCATGATGGCGCAGCCGCGGCTCATTCTGCTCGACGAGCCGGCGGCCGGCGTCAATCCCGCCTTGCTCGAAACCTTGATCGACAAAATCCTGGCGCTTAACGCGCGCGGCATCGGCTTTCTGATCGTCGAGCACAATATGGATATGGTGATGCGCATCTGCGGATCGATCGTGGTGATGGCGCAAGGACGCTTGATCTTCTCCGGCAGTCCGCAGGAAGTCGTGCGCGAGCAGCGCGTCATCGACGCTTATCTCGGCGACGTTTCGGATATCGCGCTATGA